One window of the Pedobacter ginsengisoli genome contains the following:
- a CDS encoding MBL fold metallo-hydrolase has protein sequence MIIEQIYTGCLAQGAYYIQSGNEAAIIDPLREVAPYIEKAAGNNATIKYVFETHFHADFVSGHVDLSKQTGALIIYGPNANPTFEAHIAKDGELFKLGKLTIKVLHTPGHTMESTSYLLIDEHGKEIALFSGDTLFIGDVGRPDLAQKAAHMTQEELAGVLFDSLRQKVMTLSDDLIVYPAHGAGSACGKNMSKETTDTLGHQKLTNYALRVDMTREEFIKEVTEGLTAPPAYFPLNVKMNREGYDSFTAVLEKGTHALTPDAFELMANETSSLLLDTRDAQLFAKAFIPNSINIGIDGSFAPWVGALIPDIQQPILLIADEGREEEVVTRLSRVGYDHAIGFLKGGIDAWIKSGRETDEIISITAEQLADRREKSGNLNILDVRKESEYFSEHLLNAKNVPLDYINEHMPKIDKDRIYYVHCAGGYRSMIFNSILRARGFENLIDIKGGFKALKESGKLQLSDYVCPSKMTNP, from the coding sequence ATGATTATTGAACAGATTTATACCGGATGTTTGGCACAAGGCGCCTATTACATTCAATCAGGTAATGAGGCTGCCATTATCGATCCTTTAAGAGAAGTCGCTCCTTATATCGAAAAAGCCGCAGGTAATAATGCCACCATTAAATATGTATTTGAAACACATTTTCACGCTGATTTTGTTTCGGGCCATGTAGATCTGTCTAAACAAACCGGGGCACTGATTATTTATGGCCCGAATGCCAATCCGACTTTCGAGGCGCATATTGCAAAAGACGGCGAGCTTTTTAAGCTGGGAAAACTCACGATTAAGGTTTTGCATACTCCAGGCCATACCATGGAGTCCACCTCCTACCTGCTTATAGATGAACACGGAAAGGAAATCGCATTATTTTCAGGCGATACGCTATTTATAGGCGATGTCGGCCGTCCTGACCTTGCACAAAAAGCAGCACACATGACCCAGGAAGAGCTTGCAGGGGTATTATTTGATTCACTGCGTCAAAAGGTAATGACTTTGAGCGATGATCTTATTGTTTATCCTGCCCATGGTGCCGGCTCTGCCTGTGGTAAAAATATGAGCAAAGAAACTACTGATACCTTAGGACACCAGAAATTGACTAATTATGCACTCAGGGTCGATATGACAAGAGAAGAATTCATTAAAGAGGTGACTGAAGGGCTTACCGCACCTCCAGCTTATTTCCCGTTGAATGTGAAAATGAACAGGGAAGGATACGACAGCTTTACTGCAGTACTGGAAAAAGGCACGCATGCATTAACACCCGATGCTTTCGAATTGATGGCAAATGAAACCAGCTCATTACTGCTGGATACCAGAGATGCCCAATTGTTCGCAAAAGCATTTATCCCCAATTCAATTAACATTGGTATCGATGGTAGTTTTGCACCATGGGTGGGTGCATTGATACCGGATATACAGCAACCGATTCTGTTAATTGCGGATGAGGGACGAGAAGAAGAAGTGGTGACCAGGTTGTCAAGAGTGGGCTATGATCATGCCATCGGTTTCCTTAAAGGTGGAATTGATGCCTGGATTAAAAGTGGCAGAGAAACAGACGAAATCATCTCCATAACAGCAGAGCAATTGGCCGACCGAAGAGAAAAATCGGGGAATTTAAATATCCTGGATGTCCGCAAGGAATCGGAATACTTTTCTGAGCATTTACTGAATGCTAAAAATGTACCATTAGACTACATCAATGAGCACATGCCAAAAATTGACAAGGATAGAATCTATTACGTGCATTGTGCCGGTGGATACCGATCAATGATTTTCAACTCCATTCTGCGTGCCCGTGGTTTTGAGAACCTTATCGATATCAAAGGTGGCTTTAAGGCCTTGAAAGAATCGGGCAAGCTTCAACTATCCGATTATGTTTGTCCAAGTAAAATGACCAATCCATAA
- a CDS encoding universal stress protein: protein MKTLLLLTDFSATANHAVAFGYDFAKMLEAEVILCNVVNVPAEIPQYESILLPIEQYSRIEEESIEGLKRLKKQLEHQDHSKGFHPPVSYLCQTGVLTEEIDDVISKRQIDLIIMGTHASSGLRHLLLGNHTRYMVDACSVPLLLVSPEENVGKIKWIAFATDLNIAEIPALNRLAEFAARLQAEIILMNVRDESPCLEKDLKKEQFRTELVKECHYPKISFQSVVDHSIVKGLEKLCRENGKNGLLSIVHRDRNFINEILTGSQTQKLAKKLVLPLMVMPSKIK, encoded by the coding sequence ATGAAAACATTATTATTGCTGACTGATTTTTCCGCTACGGCCAACCATGCGGTAGCATTTGGATATGACTTTGCAAAAATGCTGGAAGCGGAAGTGATCCTTTGCAATGTGGTTAACGTACCTGCCGAAATCCCTCAGTACGAATCTATACTACTTCCTATCGAACAATACAGCCGGATTGAAGAAGAAAGCATTGAGGGGCTCAAAAGATTAAAAAAGCAACTGGAGCACCAGGATCACAGTAAAGGATTCCATCCTCCTGTCAGTTACTTGTGTCAAACAGGTGTGCTTACCGAAGAGATTGACGATGTGATCTCCAAAAGACAGATAGACCTGATCATCATGGGAACCCATGCCAGCAGCGGCCTGAGGCACTTGTTGCTAGGTAATCACACCAGATACATGGTGGATGCTTGCTCAGTACCGCTGTTATTGGTATCACCCGAAGAAAATGTAGGTAAGATCAAATGGATCGCCTTTGCCACCGATTTAAATATTGCGGAAATTCCTGCACTTAACCGACTGGCAGAATTTGCGGCGCGTTTGCAGGCGGAAATCATTCTGATGAATGTTCGTGACGAAAGCCCATGTCTGGAAAAAGATCTTAAAAAGGAACAGTTCCGCACTGAACTTGTAAAAGAATGTCATTATCCCAAGATCTCCTTCCAATCGGTGGTTGACCATTCGATTGTAAAAGGTTTAGAAAAGCTTTGCAGGGAAAATGGCAAAAACGGACTGCTGAGTATTGTGCACCGGGACCGCAATTTCATTAATGAAATTCTAACCGGTAGTCAAACGCAAAAGTTAGCTAAAAAATTGGTTTTACCCTTAATGGTGATGCCTTCAAAAATCAAATGA
- a CDS encoding YeeE/YedE family protein: MLELLRQPWPWYTSGAAIAFIMVLLLIFGKSFGFSSNLRTLCTLAGAGKRHQFFDFDWKTQKWNLLFLLGAVLGGVIAATLLKSEIPMALSQSTIDDLAKLNIIFDGQLNPSQLFGYQLISSPKGIVILLAGGALVGFGSRYAGGCTSGHAISGLSNLQLPSLLAVIGFFTGGLAMTHFLLPLIF, encoded by the coding sequence ATGCTGGAACTATTAAGACAACCCTGGCCTTGGTATACCTCAGGGGCTGCCATTGCCTTTATTATGGTTTTGCTGCTTATTTTCGGAAAATCCTTCGGCTTTTCATCTAATTTAAGAACCCTGTGCACCCTTGCCGGTGCGGGCAAAAGACACCAGTTTTTTGACTTTGACTGGAAGACTCAAAAATGGAACCTGCTGTTTCTCCTTGGCGCTGTTCTTGGCGGTGTTATTGCAGCGACCTTACTCAAGAGCGAGATCCCCATGGCTTTATCGCAATCCACAATTGATGATCTGGCAAAGCTGAACATTATTTTTGATGGACAATTGAATCCATCACAGCTGTTCGGATATCAGCTCATTAGTTCCCCTAAGGGAATAGTGATCTTGCTGGCCGGTGGAGCTTTAGTCGGCTTTGGGTCCCGCTATGCCGGCGGTTGTACCTCCGGACATGCAATCAGCGGTTTATCAAACTTACAACTTCCCTCCTTACTTGCCGTAATTGGCTTCTTTACCGGGGGCTTAGCGATGACACATTTTTTATTACCATTAATATTTTAA
- a CDS encoding class I SAM-dependent methyltransferase gives MTDRKLHWENVYNTKASQQVSWAQDVPQTPLHFIDSFDLSEAASIIDIGGGDSKLVDHLLDRGYRNITVLDISAVALEKAKKRLGNRANLVKWIVSDIAEFKPDQCYDLWHDRATFHFLTTPEEIESYLKIAQQAVKEYLVIGTFSENGPKKCSGLEIKQYSENQLSRQLSGGFQKLHCITEDHITPFNTIQNFLFCSFKRSN, from the coding sequence ATGACCGATAGAAAATTACATTGGGAGAACGTATACAACACCAAAGCTTCCCAGCAGGTGAGCTGGGCACAGGATGTGCCGCAAACTCCCCTGCATTTCATAGATAGTTTTGACCTATCGGAAGCAGCCAGCATTATTGATATTGGTGGTGGCGACAGTAAATTGGTTGATCATCTATTGGACCGGGGTTATCGGAATATTACTGTACTTGACATTTCCGCAGTCGCACTGGAAAAAGCTAAAAAGCGTTTAGGCAATAGGGCCAATCTGGTAAAATGGATCGTTTCGGACATCGCCGAATTTAAGCCCGACCAGTGTTATGATCTTTGGCATGACAGAGCAACCTTTCACTTCCTAACCACACCCGAAGAAATTGAAAGCTACCTAAAAATTGCACAGCAAGCCGTAAAAGAGTACCTCGTCATAGGCACCTTTTCAGAAAATGGACCAAAAAAATGCAGTGGCTTAGAAATTAAGCAATATTCTGAGAACCAGTTAAGCCGGCAATTATCCGGAGGCTTCCAGAAATTGCATTGCATTACCGAAGATCATATTACACCATTTAATACCATCCAAAACTTTTTATTCTGCAGCTTTAAAAGAAGCAATTAG
- a CDS encoding NRAMP family divalent metal transporter, with the protein MEVISESYMDRKRLKKRWKWLSVLGPGLTTGAADDDPSGIATYAQTGAQFGYGQLWTALYMLPFMTAVQESCARIGLVTGKGIAAVVRQHYSRPVLYFVVGLVVVANTINIGADIGAMAAAAQLLIPLPFVVLTFTFTGTILLLEIYTSYHVYSRILKWLALTLLAYPVTVFIIDQPWQTVLWATVIPHFEFNFSFLFIITGVFGTTITPYMFFWEASQEVEEAHENGRIRNEKHKISWNLIHAMRKDNTIGMIISEFTTWCILLVAATVLHNSGVRDIKNAADAARALEPLVDSFPNAGYLSKLIFSVGIIGLGLLAVPVLSGSAAYAVSEAFNWKASLNLKLNKAPGFYGIIIISTLIGLTMNFIGIDPVKALIYTAVINGIAAVPLLFLIIKIAASDTIMGEYKSGWLSKILLWMTFIIMGAAALGLIILI; encoded by the coding sequence GTGGAGGTAATTAGCGAATCGTATATGGATAGAAAAAGATTAAAAAAAAGATGGAAATGGCTCAGCGTTCTTGGCCCCGGATTAACTACCGGAGCAGCGGATGATGACCCTTCTGGCATTGCTACATATGCGCAGACAGGGGCGCAATTTGGTTATGGTCAGCTCTGGACAGCATTGTATATGCTGCCATTCATGACCGCTGTGCAGGAATCATGTGCCCGTATCGGACTGGTTACGGGTAAGGGAATAGCAGCTGTTGTCAGACAGCACTACAGCCGCCCGGTGCTTTATTTTGTGGTGGGCCTGGTGGTGGTAGCCAATACCATTAACATCGGGGCGGATATCGGTGCAATGGCAGCCGCAGCGCAACTGCTTATCCCCTTACCATTTGTCGTGCTCACCTTCACCTTTACAGGAACCATTCTACTACTTGAAATCTATACCAGTTACCATGTCTATTCCAGGATATTAAAATGGCTTGCGCTCACCCTGCTGGCCTACCCTGTTACCGTTTTTATCATCGATCAGCCATGGCAGACGGTACTCTGGGCCACGGTAATTCCACACTTTGAATTCAACTTTTCATTCCTGTTCATCATTACCGGCGTATTTGGTACAACAATTACCCCCTATATGTTCTTTTGGGAGGCTTCACAGGAAGTTGAGGAAGCGCATGAAAATGGAAGGATAAGAAATGAAAAACACAAAATAAGCTGGAACCTGATTCATGCGATGCGAAAGGACAATACCATAGGAATGATCATTTCTGAATTTACGACCTGGTGCATACTGCTGGTGGCTGCAACAGTTTTACACAACAGTGGTGTGAGAGACATTAAAAACGCCGCTGATGCTGCCAGGGCATTAGAACCACTGGTTGACTCCTTTCCAAATGCCGGTTATTTATCTAAATTAATATTTTCAGTGGGGATCATTGGCCTGGGATTATTGGCAGTTCCGGTGTTATCAGGTTCAGCTGCCTATGCAGTATCAGAAGCATTCAACTGGAAGGCCAGCCTGAATCTAAAACTAAACAAAGCTCCCGGATTCTATGGCATTATCATCATCTCTACCCTGATCGGATTAACCATGAATTTCATCGGCATTGATCCTGTAAAAGCGCTTATTTACACTGCAGTTATAAACGGGATTGCTGCCGTTCCCCTGCTTTTTTTAATTATAAAAATTGCAGCCAGCGATACAATCATGGGGGAATATAAAAGTGGCTGGTTGTCTAAAATCCTTTTATGGATGACCTTTATCATCATGGGAGCTGCGGCACTGGGGTTGATCATACTGATCTAA
- a CDS encoding DUF6691 family protein — protein MKGVKFILTGILFGIVMAKSEAISWYRIQEMFRFQSFHMYGIIGTAVILGMLAVYLIKKTKLRNIQGQPIVLHDKDKSWSRYLIGGSIFGLGWALTGACPGPMFVNIGYGYWAMIIVVLGALSGTYLYGTIKNKLPH, from the coding sequence ATGAAAGGAGTAAAGTTTATACTGACAGGAATACTATTTGGTATTGTAATGGCAAAATCTGAGGCCATTTCCTGGTACAGAATTCAGGAGATGTTCCGTTTTCAGTCCTTCCATATGTACGGAATTATTGGGACAGCAGTAATTCTCGGTATGCTTGCCGTATACCTCATCAAAAAAACTAAACTCAGGAATATTCAGGGCCAACCGATCGTCTTGCATGACAAGGACAAAAGCTGGTCGCGTTACCTGATCGGAGGTTCAATTTTTGGGCTGGGCTGGGCGTTAACCGGTGCCTGCCCGGGACCAATGTTTGTAAATATCGGGTACGGATACTGGGCTATGATCATTGTCGTATTGGGCGCTCTAAGTGGAACTTACCTCTACGGTACTATTAAAAATAAGTTACCGCATTAA